The genomic DNA ACAAAGTAGACAGAGTAGTTAACCAGTTCCAATTCCATAAGAGTTGTCCAATATATTCAGTTTCGTTCTCAGCTGTTGCATATTGACCATAAGCAATCCGAAAAACCCCTTAAGGTCCCCAATCTGCAAACACCAGAATTCAGTGATTTCACCAACAAATTCCAGCATGGAGAAGAAGACGTGATATATGAGTGCTGAAATACAAGGGAGCGCACCTTCATGAATTTGGAAGCTCCGAAATATTCTTCCTGCTGAAGACGTGATGTCTTAACATATCGAGAAACATAAGTAGCTTTCCCATCTTTGATGCGGACCCCATGTATCATCCTGCAAAGTTAACGAGACATGAAGTTGAGCAAAGAGGAAGACCATAAGGCTTAAGGATTCCATTTCTACAAcgtatctatctatctatttatCTATCTAAGAGGCAACCAATATATTGTTTTCActaagaaaaagatgaaacataAGATAAGGTTTCTTCTCCGTATACAGAGGGAGATAAAAGAAGACGAAACAATTCACGTACCCATCTCCATCAAACCTGAAACGAGCAgatcatataataatataagtaaGGTAAGGAAGCCACCAccataaataattgaatatgatGGATGGTGAAANCAAGAAACTCTTGTGTAACCTTTAAAACTGACGAGTTATATACCTTTGGCCTGAAGTGCATAGGAAGATCCATGAATATTGCATAAGCCTCAGTAATAGCAAAATCATGCATCATGATTGGCTCTGATATAGTAATTGCGACTGGGTCATGCATAATGCCATCTTTCGAGATCACTCTGTATGTGAGATAAGGTGGCGTATGCGAATAGCCGAACGTAAACATTTCACCTGCAGAGAGAGCCCATGACGGGTCATCATGTGAACAGAAATAGTAGTAACTTGTTTTCGTTCCAGGGAAAAGTGAAGAATACCCGTAACCGGGTCAACTTTTGGGTGAGCAGTGAAGGAGTGGGTCAATCTCTTGTCATAATCTATCATGCCAAGAGTTTGCAGGTCTCCATCTTCCAAAACTTTGACGACATCTAAAGACCAAAAGAGAGTGgatttgacttaaaaaaaaaaaaaacataaatcttcATACCATGCATTTCTTGTATATCAAAACTTCAAACAAGGAAGTGGGAAACACTGCCAACATAACAGAAGAATCGGTTTCTAGACAGATCAGGTTTGCTCACTTTGGACCAGTGtatcccaaaagaaaaagtataggCTTACAAGGCTTATCTGCCTCCTGTAATGCTAGAAGTTTTCCATCGTGATATACGAGTGCTGTGTTAGCTGGTGCatggaaaaaaagagagtgagatTTTTAAGATACTAGTAGAAAGAGTAGAAGGGATGAATACAAAGTAGACAGAGTAGTTAACCAGTTCCAATTCCATAAGAGTTGTCCAATATATTCAGTTTCGTTCTCAGCTGTTGCATATTGACCATAAGCAATCCGAAAAACCCCTTAAGGTCCCCAATCTGCAAACACCAGAATTCAGTGATTTCACCAACAAATTCCAGCATGGAGAAGAAGACGTGATATATGAGTGCTGAAATACAAGGGAGCGCACCTTCATGAATTTGGAAGCTCCGAAATATTCTTCCTGCTGAAGACGTGATGTCTTAACATATCGAGAAACATAAGTAGCTTTCCCATCTTTGATGCGGACCCCATGTATCATCCTGCAAAGTTAACGAGACATGAAGTTGAGCAAAGAGGAAGACCATAAGGCTTAAGGATTCCATTTCTACAAcgtatctatctatctatctatctatctaaaaAGATGAAACATAAGATAAGGTTTCTTCTCCGTATATAGAGGGAGATAAAAGAAGACGAAACAATTCACGTACCCATCTCCATCAAACCTGAAACGAGCAgatcatataataatataagtaaGGTAAGGAAGCCACCAccataaataattgaatatgatGGATGGTGAAATGTAAAATGGAAGAAGAGAACGTGCCAGTGATATCCAGCGACAGGATCAAACTTGGGATTTGGACCAACCCTCACAAATTCACCATTCATGCACTCCTGGGAGACCAAATTAAATGAGACgagatcaaaatcaaataaacctcAGGGGAAAGGATAGAAGAGGGGGGAGGGGAAGGGGAGCTCACGGGAAGAAATCCATGGACGGGGAGATCCTTGACGGGGGGAGTTTCATCACGGACGGGAGCGAAGTTGCCGGAGAGGTAGTGGAGAGGGATAGCAGCATCGTGCATGAGCTTGACGACAAGTCCCTCGATAAGATCAACAAGCTTAGAGGAGAAACCCTTGGAGGGTTTAGGATTGACGGAGACGATGCTGCTGCCATCACTGAGCTTCTCCGCCATGGTTTAGAATTAGATTGCTGCAAGGAGAGAGAGTCAGGGAGAGATGGATTTTGGATGATTTTTATGCGAAGAGCAAGCAAGAGCAGCagcatctttttcttttgcgtCCTTTGGCGAAAACGCTGCCACGTCGCACcacaaaaacaatattaaataatatctttCTTTTCTGGCGGGATGGCCCATAATTATTTATAGTCTTCTTTGCTCCATATGATTGGCGGCCcaacaaaataagaatagaAAAGCCCATATGATTTATACATATGatttaaacacaacacaacCAGCTCAGTCGGTGATTATAATAATATACGTAGATACAGATTCAATTTAGCACATAAGATATCACCAACACTACAGACGAGACCAGATTACACAACATCTAAATTAAGCACATAAGATGACTTGTTCTCCAGCTTCGTAGCGCGGGGGCAATACATTCTGCACATTTGCAAAgacaacatcttcttctccactctctGGGGTCCCACATATGGGAGAATCTAAGACGCAGTCTGGCATCGCCCTCAAGCTTTCTTCCAGCAACGATCCAACACTCTGCAATATACACATACAACTACAAACTTTTTCACATGTTCCCACAGACAGAATATATCAAGTCACTCACCCTGCACTCCTTGAATGCTGCGTCTGCTCTCCGCTTCCACATGCTATTTCCATTTTCTGAGTGGAAAAGGTTTAGCAGAGGCTGCAATCAAATTTGGAACATCTTCAGTTTTCACACAAGTCTTGTATTTCTTCTGTTCACAACACCTACTGCTTTCTTTGTTTAAACCACACGTACCTTCACTAAATCCCTCACATTAGGCCTCCCGTTTCCATGTGTTCCTAACACAGAGTCTCCGTATACTTGATATTGCTCAAGAACCTGTCCAACAACACTCAgattttttgcaattttttttctgaCAGACAAAGCAACCTAAAAAGCTGAATATTTCCACAGAACCTGTCTGCGTGTAAGGCCACTACTTGGTACACCATAAACTGCAGTGTCAACATGTCCTAGCATCTGCCATGGGCTGTCAAGAATGGACATCGAATCAAGAAAAAGGGTTCTGATATAGAGAGCTCATACCAATCAAGCTAAATTTCACATACTTGTTGTATGCAGCACGTCCTACCATGACTCCATGAGCTCCTTCCTGCAGTGCAGCGTTTACCTTACAATCACAAGATTTTTCTCAGTCTTACCCTGGTCGGGCAGAAGAAAGCTAGTCCATCTTGGAATTCAAGATGGGTGGGTCACCTTCGATACAGAAGTAATGCCTCCATTAATTGTGAATCCCAAGTCCGGGAAGTCACGCACAAGGGCATAGTAATACTCATACCTGAACTACGTCCAAAAAACAGGTGAATTCAAGCAAAAAATAGATTATACACAGTTACAGGCAATCAAGAGGCAAGTTATGGTAAACATACTTAAGAGGAGGGATTCTCCGGTTATCAGCAGGACTTATCCCACCGAGCAGTGCCTTGCGTGAATGAACAATGAAATGCCTGGTAGGTGATAGAGTAGAAACCTTGTAGACAAAGTCACCTAAGAGTAAAGGAGAAGCAGTATTTAGTACAAAATCCATGCCCAATTCAAACGAGACTTAAAAGCAGAAGGCACTTGGAAGCAAAAACTCACAGAGCTCATCATAGGAATCATGATCATCTACACCAATTCGACATTTCACAGTAACAGGGACGTTGGTATTGGCAGCAATAGCAGACATTGCCTCTCCAACAAGCTTACAAAGAAAGCGTGGGAGGGGGGCACCGTTAAGAAGAAAAGAGCAGAAAACTACAGAAATCATGAGGAGGAGTAACGGACCTTGGGTTTGAGCATAAGGCTAACACCAAAGCCTCCATGGCCGGCAACCTTAGGACTGGGGCAGCCGCAGCTAtctcaacacaacaacaaacacagtTAAGTTTCAACCAAGGGCAATAGCCaaggagaaaagaaacagaacgcACTTGAGATTGATTTCGTCGTATCCGTAAGCATTAGAAAGCTTAGCAGCCTTAGCAAGGTTTTCCACATTGCTACCACCGAGTTGGAGAACAATAGGGTGTTGTTGGGGAGAAAATGCTAAGAACCTGTCCTAAAAGTGCAGACGGAGGGACATGTCTAGCGTAGCGAGATTCAAAAGGGCATATTCCCGACCCgctgataaataaataaaaaagagtacCAGATTGGTCTGCTGGTGAACAAGAGTTTCAGCGGCAATCATCTCGGTGTAAAGCCAAGCGTGCTTCGTTATGAGGCGAGCAAGCGTCCGGTAATGATTATCTGTCCAATCCATCATCGGGGCGACGCTGGAGGGAAACTACAATGAGGACCGAAATCTCAAAAGAAATATACAGTGGGAAAGCAGAGTCGGAGAGAGCATGAAACCTGAAGTAAGGAGGAAGATAGGGAGAGGAAGCCGTGGAGAATTTAGCAGTTGTTTTAAGTATCGGATGAGAAGAGGAGGACTTGAAGAACATCTCTGAGACATTTGGTCGAACAGATGGTAGGCACCACATCGGGAGAAGATAACgagaatcaaataaaaacacttGGAACGAAGCACAATCAAATTCAATCAGTAATAACAACATTGTGTTAAAGAGGAGTAGTTGTGATGGGCCTTGCTTAACTTGATAATGGCCCACTGGTAAAGCCCAGTAGCAAACTCTCTCGAATTATTATTTAATGTGGATGGATGGATACTAGTCTAGGCGACGACACGCGATAAGAGTCAAAACATTGGGTGGTAGCAAAGGAAAATGATGTAAACGCCCACGTTATCTGGTCAGAGGGAAGGTGGCAGATGATGTAAATAAGTGAGTAAAGGGAGGGGAATGTGAGATGTTGCTTTTCCCACTCAGTTTGACTTGCAATATTCCTTTTTCTCTCGTCTCCCTCGTTGCGTGCGTGATTCCTTGCTTtcggatttaaaaaaaaaaaaaaaaaaaaaacagctgaATCTGCAAGTTAGGGTTCTTCCGACATGAATCTGGCCCCAATCTCCAGGtactctctttgtttcctttctcCTCTTGTACGCTTTCGCACATGAATATTACCACTTCATTTTCCGAttctcaaaaaccctaattttttggtttttaatcatcatctctctcacagcaactaaaaaaaaagggatgaaGAGACTAAGATCCAGCGACGACCTTGATTCCTGTAATGATAAGAATGTTGACGAAGAACCTCCTCTCAACTCGGACCGCTCCCACCGGGGCTTCTTCCACAAGTCCTTCTCTCACGACCGCGACCGTGAACGCGGGGAAGATGCCGGCTTCTCGAGAGGTTTTTCGCGTAGGCGATCCAATCGGGACTTTGATAATCATCGAAGGAAAGAGCCGGATGCCCGGTTCCATCGATCTGAGAGCGCTTGTTTCTCGAGGAGGGCTTTTCCAAAGGGATTTCGTTCTGAGAGGGAGAGGCCCAACAGGGAAGCTAGTGTCTCTTCCTGGAGGAGGTTTGGTGGTCCTGGTAATGACTTTGGCGTCCAAGACCGTGATAGGAGACTAAGGGACGCTGAGAGGGATAGGAGTCTCATATCCCCTTCTTGGCCCAGAGACGATCAATCCAAATTCAAGCTCCTCGATTCCAGAAATTCCCGCTCCAGATCCAAATCTCTTGCTTCTCCTACATGGTCCAAAGATTCCGGGAGCGAGCAGTCCAAAAGTGTTGGCAATGTTGTCAAGAAAAGCGAGGATCAAGTGCTGGGTTCTAGCAGTAGCGAGATGGAGGAAGGAGAGCTTGAGCCTGACCCTCAACCAGATACCGGGCTTGCTCCTCATACCAAAGATGACACTCAACAACAACCTTCCTGCGCTGCTGCTGCTGACCATAATGACTCCAGAATTGATAGTAGCTTCCAGGAGATGGAAAAAACAACCGCCGATACCGAAAGCAACAGGGAACTCAGTCATGTGGGTGAAATGGAAACGGCTAAGAGCATGACGGATCAGAAAACTGTTGAGGAAGGGGAAAATGTGCCTGAGCATGCCAGTGACACCATGCATGTTTTGAATGACACTTCTACAGCTTCGGCTAGTGAACTCGAGCGCAGAGTTGACACAACCATTGCTAGTGCCAATGAGATTACTGATATGGTCGATGATAACGGTGATAACAGTGACAAAAAATTCAAGGAGAACCATGAAGTGAAGTTGGAGGAAAGTCTTTATCAGGAAGTCCCTCAACGGTTTCAGGTAAAAGAGTTTAAGGAAGTGAAGGATATCGATGGTGATGCCAACGAAGTGGAAGTTGAAGGCAATGAATGTGTTGAGGAAACTGCTCTAGCGAATAGAACGCCTTCAGAATACATTAGCATTGTATCGGATAGCTCGGTCCACAAACGCAAGGATAAAGGCACAAATTCTGATGTCCCCCTTACTCATTTACTTGGCAATGCACTCTTTTCTGAAAGAAAGTCCGAGGATCTTTCTGAAAgggatgaagatgaaaaagatgacAACTTCGGAGGACGGAGTATTAGAGGGTTTCAACTCTTCTCT from Camelina sativa cultivar DH55 chromosome 7, Cs, whole genome shotgun sequence includes the following:
- the LOC104699521 gene encoding uncharacterized protein LOC104699521 isoform X2; translation: MSQRCSSSPPLLIRYLKQLLNSPRLPLPIFLLTSDNHYRTLARLITKHAWLYTEMIAAETLVHQQTNLDRFLAFSPQQHPIVLQLGGSNVENLAKAAKLSNAYGYDEINLNCGCPSPKVAGHGGFGVSLMLKPKLVGEAMSAIAANTNVPVTVKCRIGVDDHDSYDELCDFVYKVSTLSPTRHFIVHSRKALLGGISPADNRRIPPLKYEYYYALVRDFPDLGFTINGGITSVSKVNAALQEGAHGVMVGRAAYNNPWQMLGHVDTAVYGVPSSGLTRRQVLEQYQVYGDSVLGTHGNGRPNVRDLVKPLLNLFHSENGNSMWKRRADAAFKECRSVGSLLEESLRAMPDCVLDSPICGTPESGEEDVVFANVQNVLPPRYEAGEQVILCA
- the LOC104699521 gene encoding uncharacterized protein LOC104699521 isoform X1: MLLLLIEFDCASFQVFLFDSRYLLPMWCLPSVRPNVSEMFFKSSSSHPILKTTAKFSTASSPYLPPYFSVAPMMDWTDNHYRTLARLITKHAWLYTEMIAAETLVHQQTNLDRFLAFSPQQHPIVLQLGGSNVENLAKAAKLSNAYGYDEINLNCGCPSPKVAGHGGFGVSLMLKPKLVGEAMSAIAANTNVPVTVKCRIGVDDHDSYDELCDFVYKVSTLSPTRHFIVHSRKALLGGISPADNRRIPPLKYEYYYALVRDFPDLGFTINGGITSVSKVNAALQEGAHGVMVGRAAYNNPWQMLGHVDTAVYGVPSSGLTRRQVLEQYQVYGDSVLGTHGNGRPNVRDLVKPLLNLFHSENGNSMWKRRADAAFKECRSVGSLLEESLRAMPDCVLDSPICGTPESGEEDVVFANVQNVLPPRYEAGEQVILCA
- the LOC104699520 gene encoding carotenoid 9,10(9',10')-cleavage dioxygenase 1 isoform X2 — encoded protein: MAEKLSDGSSIVSVNPKPSKGFSSKLVDLIEGLVVKLMHDAAIPLHYLSGNFAPVRDETPPVKDLPVHGFLPECMNGEFVRVGPNPKFDPVAGYHWFDGDGMIHGVRIKDGKATYVSRYVKTSRLQQEEYFGASKFMKIGDLKGFFGLLMVNMQQLRTKLNILDNSYGIGTANTALVYHDGKLLALQEADKPYVVKVLEDGDLQTLGMIDYDKRLTHSFTAHPKVDPVTGEMFTFGYSHTPPYLTYRVISKDGIMHDPVAITISEPIMMHDFAITEAYAIFMDLPMHFRPKEMVKEKKMIYSFDPTKKARFGVLPRYAKDELMIRWFELPNCFIFHNANAWEEEDEVVLITCRLENPDLDMVSGTVKEKLENFSNELYEMRFNMKTGSASQKKLSASAVDFPRINECYTGKKQRYVYGTILDSIAKVTGIIKFDLHAEAETGKRMLEVGGNIKGIYDLGQGKFGSEAIYVPREAAEEDDGYLIFFVHDENTGKSCVNVIDAKTMSAEPVAVVELPHRVPYGFHALFVTEEQLQEQTLI